acaaactaataaaatgGGCCCACATGCCCGAGCCAGCAAGCGAGTCCACGAATCCTGGCTCAGAGCTGCCACGGAGGCGACCAACAACACTCGAGGAGCACACAAATACCATACttttatctatatatctatatatctataccCTCTGTACCGCAGAAGACTGAATACACCAACATCgacaaaaaaaatccaaaaaattcACCAAAAATCAACGAGAACTGAAGGGAAAAGCAGCTCAAGTGGAGCAGTCGCTCCCAATTCCATTCGAGGCACTCCCACTGTATCTATTTGTGTGTCCCCAAAAAGAACCAAACTAATCCATAATCCGTCGACCGGAGAGCtgaatgcaattgcaaattagATAACCAGGACTGGTTTTTCGTTATTTCTGGGATTTACACATAAAACTGGGTGAGCGAATTTCAATTACTGCAAGGCAGTTGTAATTAAATacctttttttcggttttaaaTTCGCAAAATGGAACACAACCCATAGGATTATGTGAGGTTTGTTCTCCAGTAATTCTGAGAGGATACAGACAATTTTGGTATTTAATCACAAAACTCTTTTATGGTTTTGAACGTTCAGAAAATATTagttaaaactttaaatttcaatacTGTGAATGGTTTCAATTCACCTAAAAGGATTGCAGAAAACGACATGTAAAAGGTGTTTAATCTCGAACAATTCGAATCATTTATCAAAGGATTACTATTCACTTATACTTTCGcttgtttattatatgtatatccttaACAGGTTCTATAGGGATTGCAGATTATGCAACGGAAATAGAGGAATCATCGCAAGGAGCATCATAAATCCCCGTAACTATGTCCGCAGCTCTCCAGGAGTCGCTTGCCCGCATCGAACTATTATGAAACTCGAAGGTGGAAGGTGCCACACGCACGGCAACGGgccaggggcaggggcaggggcaagGGCAGGGTCAGGTGCCAGTCCAGGTGCAAGGCCAGGAGCCACCAAGGACGAAGCCAGCGACATCGGCGGCAACTCATGCCAGGCGCCGCCAGCTGATCTCCATGGCCAAATGCCGCGGTCGCTCCATACTCAACGATGAAACGCCCACACCGGAGGCAGCCTGCccggctcctgctcctgctgcgaCTCCGGCTGCAGCGAATCCATCGCCACAGCCccaattacaacaacaacaactacaacaacaacagaactACTTACCTCAAACATCTTTGCTGAAAATCGAACCGTTCGTTCCTAGTTTTAATCAAAGACTACGCCGGCGTCCTATTGGTCGCTCCCATAGCACCTTAAGCCACAACGTCATCCCCAAGCGACCagtgccgcagcagcagcagcaacagcagcaaatcCAACAGCAATCGGAGCTCCAAGTTGGCCAGCAGCCACAATTGAAGCGAGGCTATGCCGCCGCAGCTCAAATccgccaacagcagcagcaacagcaacggaaTCTACCACGTGGCGTTGGCATCCAGCGACAGCGTTCCAAGTCCACATCCTCCTCGGCGGCCTCCAATAGCTGTCGTCCAGCCACAGCGGCCGTAACGCCCAATACATTGGTGGGCAGTTCAGGCGGAACTCTGGTGAGTGGAGCCATCGTCACGCCGCAACCAAATGGCATCTGTAGGATTCAGAGATTGCCCAAGGAGCGCGAGGAGCTGCCCGATCGAATCAACTACGACAAAAGAGGGCTCACGGCGATTCCCATCTTTGAGCAGGAGCCCAATCTTCGACTGCTGTCGCTCCAGCACAACCTAATCAACACTTTCCACATACCCAAGGAGCTGACTCCGCCGCCTCCACCAGTGCCTCCCATTGCCGTCGCCACGCCAAGGGAGAGTAACAATAACAAGCTGGGTGGTTTGTATCCTGGAAATCAAGGATTTAGATAACAGCGCTTAGAACTCCAATtgatattacatttttcttccGTAGAATACAGCAACGGCAATGGAAACAAGGAGGGAGGACGCTCTGGCTTGCGTGGCCATCATCCAGGCAGACTCACCCGTGCCATGACCAATGCAGGCGGCAATTCCCATCGCCTGTCGCCCAAGTCCGGCGGTAGTCCGGGTTCAGGCAGTCCACTGACAACGCAGGCACTGGCCATCAACGGCggaacagcagcaggacgCTCCAAGTTGGCAAAACGAGGCTACAACTACGGACAGGCACAACTGACGCCTCCGCCGGCGTTACGCATGCGCTACGGACTGGAGAAATCCAAGAGCTTCGTGAGCAGCAGCCTGCAGGCTATgaagcatcagcaacagctcATCCAACGGAGAGCATTGCTCAAGGCAACCAGAGCCggcggagtgggcgtgccGGGTGGAGCCGGCAGCAATCTGCTCCAGAGCTGCGATGAGGGCAGTGCCTTGCACAGTAGCAATCTCTCGCTGTGCGGCGGATGTGGTGAAGAGGAGGAGTCTCCCAGTGTGATGACCACCATTTCAGCCTTGGAGCAGCTGAGCATCAAGAACAAGCAGTTGAGCTTAAGTGCCAGCTATGGAAGCATCTTTCAGCAGCTGGTATTTCTGGATCTCTATGATAACCAGATCGAGCGGATAGCGAATCTGGATGGACTACCTTCGCTttcggtgctgctgctgggcaagAACAGGATTACGGATATTGGTGGTCTGTCCTCGTTGAAGGATACGCTTAGAGTGCTGGATCTGCATGGCAATAAACTCACCAGTCTGGGCAGTCGCATCAACTGCCTGCAGCAACTCAAATCCTTAAATCTGGCGGGGAATCAAATTCGTCAGATTAACCAGCAGGATTTTCTCGGTCTGCGCTGCCTGAGGGAGTTGAACCTCAAGCGGAACAAGCTCCGGCGAATCAATGGATTCCAGCACTTGGTGGCTCTGGAAAGGCTTTGGTTATGCCACAACGATCTGCACCGAGTTGATGATATGGCCAGTATAGCTCGGGCCACCCGTCTCCTGGAAGTTACAATCGAGAACAATCCGGTGTCCCTGGCTGGTGATTGCGTATCCTTCTTGGTTTCGTACCTTCCACTGCTGCAAACCCTTAGTCAGATGCCCATCACGGAGCAGGTGCGTCGGGCGGCTCTTGCTTGGCGCCAGCACAAGGAACAGGCTCAAGCTGCTCCTGGAAGCTCCGAGGCCTATCACAACATCCGGCGAGAAGAGGTCATATCCAATGCCAGGACCAACTGGGAACTTTTGCGTTCCCAACAGACGGTGGTGGGTCGTCCCAAGAGCCGACTGACCAGcgagctggccaagatcaaTGAGTCCAACGAAGGTCCCGCAGGCGAGGAGGGGGAGACCGAGTCGGAGGAGTCGCAGCAGCCCAAGGAACTGATAGATGAATTGCAGGCACTGATTAAACTGCCGCCGATTGCGAAGGATCTGAGGAACCCACACGAAGAGGATGGCGCCTCCTCGGAGGCCTCTAGTCTAGGACCCAATGTTGACTCCTGCTCCAGCTGTTATAGCTCGGATAATGAGGACGGCGGTGCTAAAACTAAACCACTGACGCCGCAAATTGATGAAAACTCCAATAAGGTGGGCTTGACGGAAAAGCTATCATCATCGCCAGTTCCAGTTGCAAGCCAATCTCCTGAAGTTACTAAA
This genomic interval from Drosophila teissieri strain GT53w chromosome 3L, Prin_Dtei_1.1, whole genome shotgun sequence contains the following:
- the LOC122617945 gene encoding uncharacterized protein LOC122617945, which gives rise to MAKCRGRSILNDETPTPEAACPAPAPAATPAAANPSPQPQLQQQQLQQQQNYLPQTSLLKIEPFVPSFNQRLRRRPIGRSHSTLSHNVIPKRPVPQQQQQQQQIQQQSELQVGQQPQLKRGYAAAAQIRQQQQQQQRNLPRGVGIQRQRSKSTSSSAASNSCRPATAAVTPNTLVGSSGGTLVSGAIVTPQPNGICRIQRLPKEREELPDRINYDKRGLTAIPIFEQEPNLRLLSLQHNLINTFHIPKELTPPPPPVPPIAVATPRESNNNKLGEYSNGNGNKEGGRSGLRGHHPGRLTRAMTNAGGNSHRLSPKSGGSPGSGSPLTTQALAINGGTAAGRSKLAKRGYNYGQAQLTPPPALRMRYGLEKSKSFVSSSLQAMKHQQQLIQRRALLKATRAGGVGVPGGAGSNLLQSCDEGSALHSSNLSLCGGCGEEEESPSVMTTISALEQLSIKNKQLSLSASYGSIFQQLVFLDLYDNQIERIANLDGLPSLSVLLLGKNRITDIGGLSSLKDTLRVLDLHGNKLTSLGSRINCLQQLKSLNLAGNQIRQINQQDFLGLRCLRELNLKRNKLRRINGFQHLVALERLWLCHNDLHRVDDMASIARATRLLEVTIENNPVSLAGDCVSFLVSYLPLLQTLSQMPITEQVRRAALAWRQHKEQAQAAPGSSEAYHNIRREEVISNARTNWELLRSQQTVVGRPKSRLTSELAKINESNEGPAGEEGETESEESQQPKELIDELQALIKLPPIAKDLRNPHEEDGASSEASSLGPNVDSCSSCYSSDNEDGGAKTKPLTPQIDENSNKVGLTEKLSSSPVPVASQSPEVTKVTPPAPVSSSPSPPALTLTPPAAPGTPVPGTTSPSPSTTIIATLPVPATASCNTSRPTSSKQRSRHAPITQLGLQINQRGGAGASSKRYMAGSLVRAQTVSSSTSNSSSSNSAGRGKSTNNGLNLVATQAKAATNSTNQSSTGAGAGTGGSTTAAAPAGAAATPNAAITVSKPSAAEREREQGGDYLIEICGRYLNIYGQGALRFIDKQWNPAKANDVHTLNFSYINFNSIVCVLGRIKLRFPHAEHYVFRETNISCLGQLNGLAELQGLSSLLIDAEGNGITLKESWRAYAIYRLSHWGLKQLNGQEVTEAEVEAANAMYVGLSDLVLWSMPEVMLQPLLARLRLDETCTASKLSPKEWLLRPDNKSLRLVVGKEALQWKKNAGGAAGTSSSMNLNQATEAGSTAMAPSVRDRGRQHFALLLENTCNAVEKLHKLETLWPSMLLDIVRNTLLDYAQLDVYLRNLMCELMK